A window from Cellulomonas sp. C5510 encodes these proteins:
- the pstB gene encoding phosphate ABC transporter ATP-binding protein PstB: MQPLSSIDAREISAWFGSHQVLERVSLSMPAGQVTALIGPSGCGKSTFLRILNRMHELVPSAALAGEVLLDGVDIYDRRRKLQDARKDIGMVFQKPNPFPAMSIYDNVVAGLKLTGTKASRDTKDELVERSLTSAGLWREVKDRLKQPGGGLSGGQQQRLCIARSLAIRPKVLLMDEPCSALDPTSTRVIEETMTELRQEVTIVIVTHNMQQAQRVSQQCAFFLAAQGTPGAIVEHGDTDAMFADPQDPRTYDYVNGRFG; encoded by the coding sequence GTGCAGCCGCTGTCCTCGATCGACGCGCGCGAGATCTCCGCGTGGTTCGGCAGCCACCAGGTGCTCGAGCGCGTCTCGCTGTCGATGCCCGCAGGCCAGGTCACCGCGCTGATCGGCCCGTCCGGCTGCGGCAAGTCGACGTTCCTGCGGATCCTCAACCGGATGCACGAGCTCGTCCCGTCCGCGGCGCTCGCGGGCGAGGTGCTGCTGGACGGCGTCGACATCTACGACCGGCGCCGCAAGCTGCAGGACGCGCGCAAGGACATCGGCATGGTGTTCCAGAAGCCGAACCCGTTCCCGGCCATGAGCATCTACGACAACGTCGTGGCCGGGCTCAAGCTCACCGGGACCAAGGCGTCCCGGGACACCAAGGACGAGCTGGTCGAGCGCTCCCTCACCTCCGCGGGCCTGTGGCGCGAGGTCAAGGACCGGCTCAAGCAGCCCGGCGGCGGCCTGTCCGGTGGACAGCAGCAGCGGCTGTGCATCGCCCGGTCGCTGGCGATCAGGCCCAAGGTGCTGCTGATGGACGAGCCGTGTTCTGCCCTTGACCCGACCTCGACCCGGGTCATCGAGGAGACGATGACCGAGCTGCGCCAGGAAGTCACGATCGTCATCGTCACCCACAACATGCAGCAGGCGCAGCGTGTCTCCCAGCAGTGCGCGTTCTTCCTGGCCGCGCAGGGCACACCCGGTGCGATCGTCGAGCACGGCGACACCGACGCGATGTTCGCCGACCCGCAGGACCCCCGCACGTACGACTACGTGAACGGGCGGTTCGGGTGA
- a CDS encoding PASTA domain-containing protein — MTGTADATLGGRFVIGDLLGVGGSASVYEAEDLQRSDDDGAPVRVAVKVLHPHLGADAWTRDAFLAEARAVQGLRHPNVAAVHGSGLHEAGGVTMAWIALDLVPGGSVGDRVAAEGPMTPLAAGAVLDGVLAALEAAHARGLVHRDVSPGNVLLARGTGSIRAADVRLVDFGLADAAGRTAAGSDVLRAPVRDGSASVVGNLHFLSPEQAQALPVGPAGDVYQVGALAHLLLTGQPPFPRATAVQVLQAHVTAPPPVPSALVPAARPLDRVVTRALAKTPLRRYRDAAEMRSALAAVLVGLTQPDPPAWTTADATPEVSRTRALPAAGDLAYLAAADGPEPRGPHSAAARVPTGGVLACVAVALVVGLATWGVLGGDAAPQVAVPPAASPSASAAATSAPSTAPVAVPPPADATSPPAVAEAPSAVAVPVLVGSLADAQATLLLAGLVLGGVQDEDSPLAADVVLGQVPAAGSPVAPGTAVDVVVASGANEVPAVAGLTVASATATLEVAGFVVQGDPAATSGARVTGTLPGAGAVLRVGSAITVVREEPAPTAAPTEQPSAGSGA, encoded by the coding sequence GTGACCGGTACGGCCGACGCGACTCTCGGCGGCCGGTTCGTCATCGGCGACCTGCTCGGCGTCGGCGGATCGGCTTCGGTCTACGAGGCGGAGGACCTGCAACGCAGCGACGACGACGGCGCGCCGGTCCGGGTCGCCGTCAAGGTGCTGCACCCGCACCTGGGTGCGGACGCCTGGACTCGCGACGCGTTCCTCGCCGAGGCGCGCGCTGTTCAGGGGCTTCGGCACCCGAACGTCGCGGCGGTGCACGGCTCAGGTCTGCACGAGGCCGGCGGCGTGACGATGGCCTGGATCGCGCTGGACCTGGTTCCCGGCGGCAGCGTCGGCGACCGGGTCGCTGCGGAGGGGCCGATGACGCCGCTCGCCGCGGGTGCGGTGCTGGACGGCGTTCTCGCGGCGCTCGAGGCCGCGCACGCCCGTGGGCTGGTGCACCGGGACGTGAGCCCCGGCAACGTGCTGCTCGCGCGGGGGACCGGGTCGATTCGGGCAGCCGACGTCCGGCTGGTCGACTTCGGGCTCGCCGACGCTGCCGGGCGCACGGCCGCGGGCAGCGACGTGCTGCGCGCCCCGGTGCGTGATGGGTCGGCGTCCGTGGTGGGGAACCTGCACTTCCTGTCGCCCGAGCAGGCGCAGGCACTGCCGGTCGGCCCCGCCGGCGACGTCTACCAGGTGGGTGCCCTGGCGCACCTGCTGCTGACCGGGCAGCCGCCATTCCCGCGTGCGACCGCCGTGCAGGTGCTGCAGGCGCACGTCACCGCTCCGCCGCCGGTTCCGTCGGCCCTGGTGCCGGCCGCGCGGCCGCTCGACCGGGTGGTGACCCGGGCTCTGGCCAAGACCCCCCTGCGCCGGTACCGAGACGCGGCGGAGATGCGGTCGGCCCTGGCCGCGGTCCTGGTGGGCCTCACGCAGCCGGACCCGCCCGCTTGGACGACTGCTGACGCCACTCCGGAGGTCTCCCGCACCCGGGCGCTGCCCGCCGCCGGCGACCTCGCGTACCTGGCCGCCGCCGATGGGCCCGAGCCGCGAGGGCCGCACTCCGCGGCCGCACGGGTGCCGACCGGCGGGGTGCTCGCGTGCGTCGCGGTCGCGCTGGTGGTCGGCCTCGCGACCTGGGGCGTGCTGGGCGGGGACGCCGCCCCGCAAGTCGCCGTGCCGCCGGCGGCGTCCCCGTCGGCGTCGGCTGCGGCGACGTCGGCTCCGAGCACCGCACCGGTCGCCGTCCCGCCGCCTGCGGACGCGACCTCGCCACCCGCCGTCGCCGAGGCGCCGTCCGCCGTCGCGGTCCCGGTGCTGGTCGGGTCGCTCGCTGACGCCCAGGCGACTCTGCTGCTCGCGGGTCTGGTGCTCGGCGGGGTGCAGGACGAGGACTCGCCGCTCGCGGCCGACGTCGTGCTGGGTCAGGTGCCGGCCGCGGGCAGCCCCGTCGCGCCGGGCACTGCCGTGGACGTGGTGGTCGCGTCCGGGGCGAATGAGGTCCCCGCGGTGGCGGGCCTCACCGTCGCCTCGGCGACCGCCACGCTCGAGGTGGCCGGCTTCGTCGTGCAGGGTGACCCCGCGGCGACGTCGGGTGCCCGCGTCACCGGGACTCTGCCGGGCGCAGGTGCGGTCCTGCGTGTGGGGTCGGCGATCACGGTCGTGCGAGAGGAACCCGCGCCCACCGCGGCGCCGACCGAGCAACCGTCTGCGGGGTCGGGCGCATGA
- a CDS encoding lytic murein transglycosylase, with protein MTAPTTPDVWRPGWTRRVLLTVGLVLPLAGATIALELAPPPAPVALLSGDAPVMAALPGATRDDAAPGTAAVYHVDVLWAERIAARTGIPVRAVLAYGAADLAVDAEQPGCGLGWNTLAAIGSIESGHGSHGGAVLGDDGRSVPEIRGVPLDGDGVAAIPDTDDGTWDGDVVWDRAVGPMQFIPTTWARWGADADGDGISDPDVLDDAALAAARYLCADATMTTSEGWRAAVLTYNRSDEYADSVARIATEYARRAGAP; from the coding sequence ATGACCGCCCCGACGACACCTGACGTGTGGCGGCCGGGGTGGACGCGGCGCGTGCTGCTCACCGTGGGCCTCGTGCTGCCCCTGGCCGGCGCCACGATCGCGCTGGAGCTCGCCCCGCCGCCCGCCCCGGTCGCGCTCCTGTCGGGAGACGCTCCTGTGATGGCCGCGCTGCCCGGGGCGACGCGCGACGACGCGGCACCGGGCACAGCTGCGGTGTACCACGTCGATGTCTTGTGGGCCGAGCGCATCGCCGCCCGCACGGGCATCCCGGTGCGTGCCGTGCTCGCGTACGGCGCGGCGGATCTGGCCGTCGACGCCGAGCAGCCTGGCTGCGGGCTGGGCTGGAACACGCTCGCGGCCATCGGCAGTATCGAGTCCGGGCACGGGTCGCATGGCGGCGCCGTGTTGGGCGACGACGGCCGCTCGGTCCCGGAGATCCGCGGCGTCCCGCTGGACGGTGACGGGGTCGCGGCGATCCCGGATACTGATGACGGCACCTGGGACGGGGATGTCGTGTGGGACCGGGCGGTGGGTCCGATGCAGTTCATCCCGACCACCTGGGCACGGTGGGGCGCGGACGCTGACGGCGACGGGATCTCTGATCCTGATGTGCTCGACGACGCGGCGTTGGCTGCGGCGCGGTACCTGTGTGCGGACGCCACCATGACGACGAGCGAGGGGTGGCGCGCTGCGGTCCTGACGTACAACCGCTCCGATGAGTACGCCGACTCGGTGGCTCGCATCGCCACCGAGTACGCCCGGCGGGCCGGTGCGCCGTGA
- a CDS encoding cell wall-active antibiotics response protein, with translation MSRRSGGQVLVGALLVLAGVVLLLDRLDVLRASSVWSVLVPTAVVAVGAAALALVPRAWFGPVIVIAAGGLWLLDALDVVQESPWTFALPVAVAVLGLSILLASTGRGDDADRVRLFVFFWGGDRRSLSQQFRSASLTAVFGGIDLDLRAAAIQGRARVDVFTMFGGVEIKVPPTWRVQMVTLPVFGGTDDKTVAPFDPDAPVLEVHAVTVFGGATIKHGKPLAQQPYDPAAQPPYGTPGQPGTPGTPYA, from the coding sequence ATGTCACGACGTTCCGGTGGTCAGGTCCTCGTCGGTGCCCTGCTCGTGCTCGCCGGCGTGGTGCTGCTGCTCGACCGGCTCGACGTCCTGCGGGCCTCGAGCGTCTGGTCCGTGCTCGTGCCGACGGCCGTGGTCGCCGTCGGCGCCGCCGCCCTGGCGCTCGTCCCGCGGGCGTGGTTCGGGCCGGTGATCGTCATCGCCGCCGGCGGGCTCTGGCTGCTCGACGCCCTCGACGTCGTGCAGGAGAGCCCGTGGACCTTCGCGCTCCCCGTGGCGGTCGCCGTGCTGGGGCTGTCGATCCTGCTGGCGTCGACGGGCCGCGGTGACGACGCGGACCGGGTCCGGCTGTTCGTGTTCTTCTGGGGCGGGGACCGTCGGTCGCTGTCCCAGCAGTTCCGGTCGGCGTCGCTCACGGCGGTGTTCGGCGGCATCGACCTCGACCTGCGCGCCGCGGCCATCCAGGGCCGGGCGCGCGTGGACGTCTTCACGATGTTCGGTGGCGTGGAGATCAAGGTGCCGCCGACCTGGCGGGTGCAGATGGTCACGCTGCCCGTGTTCGGCGGCACGGACGACAAGACCGTGGCGCCGTTCGACCCGGACGCGCCGGTGCTCGAGGTCCACGCGGTGACGGTCTTCGGCGGTGCGACGATCAAGCACGGCAAGCCGCTCGCGCAGCAGCCGTACGACCCCGCCGCACAGCCGCCGTACGGCACGCCCGGCCAGCCCGGCACCCCCGGCACGCCGTACGCCTGA
- a CDS encoding SOS response-associated peptidase, whose product MCGRYAQTRAADQLERDLAVDRILGERRGPSWNVAPTQDVPVVLERVEDDRPQRQLRTARWGLVPSWAKDVSIGSRMINARSETVLEKPAFRKAAARRRALVPMDGYYEWQAHERGPKTPYFLHGAEPLAAAGLYELWRDHTKADDDPDRWLWSVTIITRPATDTLGHIHDRCPVLLPRPLWDDWLDPATTAADEVGAMLVHVPEPHLTPREVGRAVGNVANDGPELVVPVHPGE is encoded by the coding sequence ATGTGTGGCCGCTACGCCCAGACCCGCGCCGCCGACCAGCTCGAGCGCGACCTCGCCGTCGACAGGATCCTCGGCGAGCGCCGGGGCCCGTCCTGGAACGTCGCGCCCACGCAGGACGTCCCCGTGGTGCTCGAGCGCGTCGAGGACGACCGGCCGCAGCGCCAGCTCCGCACCGCCCGCTGGGGACTGGTGCCGTCGTGGGCGAAGGACGTGTCGATCGGCTCCCGCATGATCAACGCGCGCTCGGAGACGGTCCTGGAGAAGCCGGCGTTCCGCAAGGCCGCGGCCCGCCGTCGCGCGCTGGTCCCGATGGACGGGTACTACGAGTGGCAGGCGCACGAGCGCGGCCCGAAGACGCCGTACTTCCTGCACGGGGCCGAGCCGCTCGCGGCGGCCGGGCTGTACGAGCTCTGGCGGGACCACACGAAGGCCGACGACGACCCGGACCGCTGGCTGTGGTCCGTCACGATCATCACGCGGCCCGCCACGGACACGCTGGGCCACATCCACGACCGCTGCCCCGTGCTGCTCCCCCGCCCGCTGTGGGACGACTGGCTGGACCCGGCGACCACCGCGGCGGACGAGGTCGGCGCGATGCTCGTCCACGTCCCCGAGCCGCACCTGACGCCGCGCGAGGTCGGACGCGCGGTGGGGAACGTCGCGAACGACGGCCCGGAGCTGGTGGTGCCCGTGCACCCCGGGGAGTGA
- a CDS encoding zinc-dependent alcohol dehydrogenase family protein — MRATLIHGPHDIRLEQVPDPTLQRPTDALVRVVAACVCGSDLWPYRGIRPTREPRRIGHEFVGVVEEVGADVRTLRPGQFVVAPFMVSDNTCVHCRNGVHTSCERSSGWGGPDAEGVFTDAGQGEYVRVPLADGTLVAMPDHPDEDLLPSVLALTDVMGTGHHAALSAGVRPGSTVAVVGDGAVGLCAVLAARRLGAERVVAMSRHASRQALAREFGATDVVAERGDEGAAAVLDLLGGVGPDQVLECVGTKESMQQALDTARPGGRVGFVGVPAGGPELPVQQMFGTNVGVCGGVAPVRAHLEELARDVWSGAITPGKVFDLVLPLDQVAEGYAAMDERRAIKSMLLP, encoded by the coding sequence GTGCGCGCGACCCTCATCCACGGCCCCCACGACATCCGCCTCGAGCAGGTCCCCGACCCGACGCTGCAGCGCCCCACCGACGCCCTCGTGCGTGTCGTCGCGGCCTGCGTGTGCGGCTCCGACCTGTGGCCCTACCGGGGCATCCGCCCGACGCGCGAACCGCGCCGCATCGGGCACGAGTTCGTCGGCGTGGTCGAGGAGGTCGGCGCAGACGTGCGGACCCTGCGGCCCGGGCAGTTCGTCGTCGCGCCGTTCATGGTCTCGGACAACACCTGCGTGCACTGCCGCAACGGGGTGCACACGTCGTGCGAGCGGTCGAGCGGCTGGGGCGGGCCGGACGCCGAGGGCGTGTTCACGGACGCGGGCCAGGGCGAGTACGTCCGGGTCCCGCTCGCCGACGGCACCCTCGTGGCGATGCCCGACCACCCGGACGAGGACCTGCTGCCCAGCGTCCTGGCGCTGACCGACGTGATGGGCACGGGGCACCACGCGGCCCTGTCGGCGGGCGTCCGGCCAGGATCGACGGTCGCGGTGGTCGGCGACGGCGCGGTCGGCCTGTGCGCCGTGCTCGCGGCACGCCGGCTCGGTGCGGAGCGGGTCGTCGCGATGTCCCGGCACGCGTCGCGGCAGGCGCTGGCGCGCGAGTTCGGCGCCACCGACGTGGTCGCCGAGCGCGGCGACGAGGGCGCGGCGGCGGTGCTGGACCTGCTCGGCGGGGTGGGCCCGGACCAGGTGCTCGAGTGCGTCGGGACCAAGGAGTCCATGCAGCAGGCGCTCGACACGGCTCGGCCGGGCGGTCGCGTCGGGTTCGTCGGCGTCCCGGCCGGCGGGCCGGAGCTGCCCGTGCAGCAGATGTTCGGCACCAACGTCGGCGTCTGCGGCGGTGTCGCCCCGGTCCGGGCGCACCTCGAGGAGCTCGCCCGTGACGTCTGGTCCGGGGCGATCACACCGGGGAAGGTCTTCGACCTGGTGCTCCCGCTGGACCAGGTGGCCGAGGGCTACGCGGCGATGGACGAGCGGCGCGCGATCAAGTCCATGCTGCTGCCCTGA